One window of Chryseobacterium indologenes genomic DNA carries:
- a CDS encoding TolC family protein, which yields MTKKIKTALSVLIAAFPALFFSQQIKQMTAGEVAELAVQNHQQLKVSAQNIDIAKQNTNVVKLQKLPTITASTSQFYLGDAVAIDKDFSNSTKVPMPHYGSSYAVQATQLIFKGGLVNKSVEMAGLREQLSELDLEKNKQDVKFLVISNYLDIYKTMNQEEVFQNNKKLAQERLKNIQKFYQQGMVTRNEVIRGELAIKNLDQGILTLSNNKKILNYNLNIALGLSSDTEIIPTENLENKESGIGMDYYTDLAHEKNPLVKSAQKNIAVADKNIEIIKTDNAPTVAGFGGYTLQRPITTRNPVLDMYSGGWQTGVSLSYNIDTLFKTKEKVKLGELQKNQANDAMTLVQQNVDMGVNAAYTKYQEAIQQADILNDSKRLAEENYKITEAKYLNQLAVQAEMIDAQNQKLQSELDYANAEINVLYQYYNLLKSTGTL from the coding sequence ATGACAAAGAAAATAAAAACAGCACTATCAGTTTTGATAGCCGCTTTTCCCGCGCTGTTTTTTTCACAACAGATCAAGCAGATGACCGCAGGTGAGGTGGCGGAACTCGCTGTTCAGAACCATCAGCAGCTCAAAGTGTCTGCACAGAATATTGATATTGCAAAACAAAACACGAATGTTGTTAAACTTCAAAAACTGCCCACTATTACAGCTTCTACAAGCCAGTTCTATTTAGGGGATGCAGTAGCAATTGACAAAGATTTTTCAAATTCTACAAAAGTTCCGATGCCGCATTACGGAAGTTCATATGCTGTACAGGCTACACAGCTGATCTTCAAAGGAGGATTGGTGAATAAGTCTGTTGAAATGGCAGGACTTCGTGAGCAGCTTTCTGAACTGGATTTAGAGAAAAATAAGCAGGATGTAAAATTTTTGGTAATTTCCAATTATCTGGATATCTATAAAACGATGAACCAGGAAGAGGTATTTCAGAATAATAAAAAACTGGCGCAGGAACGTCTTAAAAATATTCAAAAATTCTATCAGCAGGGAATGGTGACCAGAAACGAAGTGATTCGTGGAGAACTGGCTATCAAAAATCTGGATCAGGGAATTCTGACACTTTCCAACAATAAGAAAATCCTTAATTATAATTTAAATATTGCTTTAGGTTTATCCTCGGATACAGAAATTATTCCTACAGAAAACTTGGAAAATAAAGAATCGGGGATAGGCATGGATTATTATACAGACCTTGCTCATGAGAAAAACCCATTGGTTAAATCTGCTCAAAAAAACATTGCTGTTGCAGATAAAAACATTGAGATCATAAAAACCGATAATGCACCTACTGTAGCTGGATTTGGAGGTTATACCCTGCAAAGACCGATTACCACCAGAAATCCTGTTTTGGATATGTATTCCGGAGGATGGCAGACAGGAGTTTCTTTGAGCTATAATATCGATACACTCTTTAAAACAAAAGAAAAAGTAAAATTAGGTGAACTGCAAAAGAACCAAGCGAATGATGCCATGACTCTGGTACAGCAGAATGTAGATATGGGAGTGAATGCAGCCTATACAAAATATCAGGAAGCCATCCAGCAGGCAGATATTCTGAATGATTCCAAAAGACTCGCAGAAGAAAACTACAAGATTACGGAAGCCAAATATCTGAATCAACTGGCGGTACAGGCAGAAATGATAGATGCCCAGAACCAGAAACTGCAGTCGGAGCTAGATTATGCCAATGCTGAAATCAATGTTTTGTATCAGTATTATAACCTTTTGAAATCTACAGGAACACTTTAA
- the dnaA gene encoding chromosomal replication initiator protein DnaA produces the protein MDDNLMMIWQKCLQFMRDNLNAAEDNSDLKKLEKSFDMLFDKVQPLSLVANNLTLIVPSDFYKEYIEDNYLSLLSAALKKNIGKGVKLWYSVMENRPKGEEKPVTMNIKGQSVPTPKTQETMPQGFSANIVNPFVVPGIRKVNIDSNLKPDYSFDSYVEGESNKFAATVARSIAKRPGATAFNPLFLYGGYGVGKTHLGQAVGLEVKNQFPDKVVLYLSSEKFIQQFISAAKAHKQTEFANFYQMVDVLIIDDIQFLSGKSATQDSFFHIFDHLHQNGKQIILTSDKAPADIMDIQDRIVSRFKWGLSAEIKSPDLSTRRQIIEDKLSRDGIVLPGDMLDFLAVETKTNVRELIGVINSVIAYSTVYKRDLSLELLKETINRIAANQKKIINIPYIQEVVCDYFGIKKEQLLSKTRKREIALPRQLAMYFSKEFTNSTFTKIGEEMGGKDHSTVMYACDTIKDVSKIDKEIKKYVKDLTERIKQ, from the coding sequence ATGGATGACAATTTAATGATGATATGGCAGAAATGCCTTCAGTTTATGCGTGATAACCTGAACGCAGCTGAAGACAATTCTGACCTGAAAAAACTTGAAAAATCTTTCGATATGTTATTCGATAAGGTTCAGCCGCTTTCATTAGTGGCAAACAACCTTACGCTGATCGTACCGAGCGATTTTTACAAGGAATATATAGAGGACAACTACCTGTCCTTACTTTCAGCTGCCCTGAAGAAAAATATTGGAAAAGGAGTGAAATTATGGTATTCTGTGATGGAAAACAGACCAAAAGGTGAAGAAAAACCAGTTACCATGAACATCAAGGGACAAAGTGTTCCTACTCCGAAAACACAGGAAACAATGCCACAAGGATTCTCTGCTAATATCGTGAACCCTTTTGTCGTTCCTGGAATTAGAAAAGTAAATATAGATTCTAACCTTAAGCCTGACTATTCTTTTGATAGTTATGTAGAAGGAGAAAGTAATAAATTTGCAGCTACTGTAGCCAGATCCATTGCAAAAAGACCTGGAGCAACTGCCTTCAACCCGTTATTCTTATATGGAGGTTACGGAGTTGGAAAAACCCACCTGGGACAGGCAGTGGGACTTGAAGTAAAAAACCAGTTCCCTGATAAAGTAGTTCTTTATCTGTCTTCTGAAAAGTTTATCCAGCAGTTTATCTCTGCTGCCAAAGCGCACAAGCAGACTGAATTTGCGAATTTCTATCAAATGGTAGATGTACTGATTATTGATGATATTCAGTTCTTATCAGGAAAATCAGCTACACAGGATAGTTTCTTCCATATTTTTGATCATTTGCATCAGAACGGAAAACAGATTATCCTTACTTCAGATAAAGCGCCTGCTGATATTATGGATATTCAGGACAGAATTGTTTCCCGTTTCAAATGGGGACTTTCTGCAGAAATCAAATCGCCGGATCTGTCTACAAGAAGACAAATCATTGAAGATAAACTAAGCAGAGACGGAATCGTTCTTCCGGGAGATATGCTTGACTTCCTTGCTGTAGAAACGAAAACCAATGTAAGAGAACTTATCGGGGTAATCAACTCTGTGATCGCTTACTCTACAGTATATAAGAGAGACCTGAGTCTTGAATTGTTAAAAGAAACGATCAACAGAATTGCTGCTAATCAGAAAAAGATCATCAATATTCCTTACATCCAGGAAGTTGTATGTGATTATTTCGGAATCAAAAAAGAACAATTACTGTCAAAAACAAGAAAAAGAGAGATTGCATTACCAAGACAACTTGCCATGTATTTCTCTAAAGAATTCACCAATTCTACCTTTACAAAAATAGGTGAAGAAATGGGAGGGAAAGACCACTCTACAGTAATGTATGCTTGTGATACCATCAAAGACGTATCGAAAATTGATAAAGAAATCAAAAAGTACGTAAAAGACCTTACAGAAAGAATCAAACAATAA
- a CDS encoding helix-turn-helix domain-containing protein has translation MSALEKFGVDIFTERNIFERIAVGKPFRPDNPAFIFIKSGTIKLRQHFSDLEVSANMFMVTDPQTIYEVVGVTDDFQSRMVSYKREFISALSLKFNRLITYRYFRQQMNKGVPFPEDEMEVVWKSVNFLKYILDSETEMLYKKEMVEHLFSVFCYQMAGIISKEDNSSMNQMSRQEEIVFVFLTDLAEHHLTEKTVEFYAERQSITTRHLSSVVKTITGKSASQIIALIVINEAKVLLNSSSKPVSEVSAILGFSDQYSFSHFFKKHLEVSPTQYRHLFES, from the coding sequence ATGTCTGCCTTAGAAAAGTTCGGAGTTGATATTTTTACGGAACGTAATATTTTCGAGCGAATAGCTGTTGGTAAGCCTTTTCGTCCAGATAATCCTGCCTTTATCTTTATTAAATCAGGAACGATAAAACTCCGGCAGCACTTCAGTGATCTGGAAGTTTCTGCTAATATGTTTATGGTAACCGATCCCCAAACTATTTACGAAGTGGTGGGAGTAACCGATGATTTTCAGTCGAGAATGGTTTCCTATAAAAGAGAATTTATTTCTGCTTTATCCTTGAAATTTAACCGCTTGATTACCTATCGTTATTTCAGGCAACAGATGAATAAAGGAGTCCCTTTTCCTGAAGATGAAATGGAAGTAGTCTGGAAAAGTGTCAATTTTCTGAAATATATCCTGGATTCCGAAACGGAAATGCTGTATAAGAAAGAAATGGTAGAGCATCTTTTCTCTGTTTTCTGCTATCAGATGGCCGGGATTATTTCCAAGGAAGACAATAGCTCTATGAATCAGATGTCAAGACAGGAAGAGATTGTATTTGTCTTTCTTACTGATCTTGCAGAGCATCACCTTACAGAAAAAACCGTTGAGTTTTATGCCGAACGGCAGTCGATTACAACCAGACATCTGTCTTCTGTAGTGAAGACTATCACAGGTAAATCTGCAAGTCAGATCATCGCCCTAATTGTGATTAATGAGGCAAAAGTACTCTTAAACTCTTCCAGTAAACCTGTTTCGGAGGTTTCTGCTATTCTCGGATTTAGCGATCAATACTCGTTTTCTCACTTTTTTAAGAAACATCTGGAGGTAAGTCCTACACAGTACAGACATCTGTTCGAAAGCTAA
- a CDS encoding DUF2891 domain-containing protein, protein MKKSLLAFMFSPFLMYAQEVPKLTDEMAMKLSDKPLHCINQEYPNKTAHIINNAGEVPLTPKDLHPSFYGCFDWHSSVHGHWMLTRLLKTKPNLSNAKEIEKILDESFQKDKLKTEADYFTKYQLTGTFERTYGWAWILKLDEELTNWDHPKAKIWHENLKPLTDQILKSWKTYLPKQTYPNRTGVHPNTAFAMSFAIDWARTNKDKEFEDQLMEKAKYFFLKEQKTPAYLEPDGSDFFSPSLEIADLMRRVLPQKEFVQWLNAFYEKRSLENVEKIPVVSDLSDYQTVHLVGLSFSKAWCMKGISNALPVNHPLKKDFRKTADVFLANGLPLLFQGNYGGDHWLASFAVYALED, encoded by the coding sequence ATGAAAAAAAGTCTTTTAGCATTTATGTTTTCTCCATTTCTGATGTATGCCCAGGAAGTTCCGAAACTTACAGACGAAATGGCGATGAAATTATCCGATAAACCTCTTCACTGTATCAATCAGGAATATCCGAATAAAACAGCGCATATCATCAATAATGCAGGCGAAGTTCCTTTAACTCCAAAAGACCTACACCCTAGTTTTTATGGGTGTTTTGACTGGCACAGCTCTGTTCATGGACATTGGATGCTCACAAGACTTTTGAAAACAAAACCCAATCTCTCCAATGCCAAAGAGATTGAAAAAATACTGGATGAATCTTTCCAGAAGGATAAATTGAAAACAGAAGCTGACTATTTTACAAAATATCAGCTAACAGGAACTTTTGAGAGAACTTATGGCTGGGCATGGATCTTAAAACTGGACGAAGAGCTTACCAACTGGGACCATCCGAAAGCTAAAATATGGCACGAAAATCTGAAACCACTAACTGATCAGATTCTGAAGTCCTGGAAAACGTACCTTCCAAAGCAAACCTACCCAAACAGAACCGGAGTTCACCCTAATACGGCATTTGCAATGTCTTTTGCCATAGATTGGGCAAGAACAAATAAAGACAAAGAATTTGAAGACCAGCTGATGGAAAAGGCTAAATATTTCTTTTTAAAAGAACAGAAAACACCTGCTTATCTGGAACCGGACGGATCGGATTTCTTTTCGCCAAGTCTTGAAATTGCCGATCTGATGCGCAGAGTTCTTCCTCAAAAAGAATTTGTACAATGGCTGAATGCTTTCTACGAAAAAAGAAGTCTGGAAAATGTTGAAAAAATTCCGGTGGTAAGTGATCTTAGCGATTATCAGACCGTTCACCTTGTGGGTTTATCATTTTCAAAAGCATGGTGTATGAAAGGAATTTCCAATGCACTTCCTGTCAATCATCCACTGAAAAAAGATTTCAGGAAAACAGCAGACGTATTTCTTGCCAATGGATTGCCATTGCTTTTCCAGGGGAATTACGGTGGAGATCACTGGCTGGCCAGTTTTGCAGTATACGCTTTGGAAGATTAA
- a CDS encoding HlyD family secretion protein — MENKEQTTQNTTPTPAAASVENKKKKNKTNKIRAIISNIIVFLVIGFGLFWLVRNYFHIGSKTYTEAAQVEEFINPINTRVSAYIKEIKFIEHQHVKKGDTLVILDDREIITQLGQAEAAYQNAMAQKTATSSSVNTVSNNINVMQSNIAGAKARLWNAEQNLNRYRNLLAAEAVTRQQYDQVKTEYDAQKAAYETLVNQKQSANLSTTEVKSKLGINDAEIKRTKSALDMAKINLSYTVITAPYDGVMGRRTISEGQLIQPGQQVATIVLNGQKWVTANFLESQMPNIKIGEKISMTADALGGKTFEGIVTAVSAATGSRYSSVPTDNSTGNFIKVQQRIPVRIEFTASNKKEDLDKLSAGMNMNVNINKD, encoded by the coding sequence ATGGAAAACAAGGAACAAACCACTCAAAATACAACACCAACTCCTGCTGCAGCAAGCGTAGAGAATAAAAAAAAGAAAAATAAAACCAATAAAATCAGAGCTATTATCTCCAATATTATTGTCTTTCTGGTCATTGGATTTGGATTATTCTGGCTGGTACGCAATTATTTCCATATCGGAAGTAAAACCTATACAGAAGCCGCACAGGTAGAAGAATTTATCAATCCTATTAATACGAGAGTTTCCGCTTATATCAAAGAAATTAAATTCATCGAACATCAGCATGTTAAAAAAGGAGATACCCTGGTTATTCTGGATGACCGTGAAATTATTACCCAGTTGGGACAGGCTGAAGCCGCCTATCAGAATGCTATGGCACAAAAAACGGCAACGAGTTCTTCTGTGAATACCGTTTCCAACAATATCAATGTGATGCAGTCTAATATTGCAGGAGCAAAAGCCAGATTATGGAACGCAGAACAGAACTTAAACAGATACAGAAATCTTTTGGCAGCTGAAGCAGTTACAAGACAGCAATACGATCAGGTAAAAACAGAATATGATGCACAAAAGGCGGCTTATGAAACGCTTGTGAATCAAAAACAGTCGGCAAATCTTTCCACCACTGAAGTGAAAAGTAAACTGGGAATTAATGATGCCGAGATCAAAAGAACGAAATCTGCATTGGATATGGCGAAGATCAATCTTTCCTATACAGTGATTACCGCACCTTATGACGGCGTAATGGGAAGAAGAACTATTTCTGAAGGTCAGCTGATTCAGCCGGGGCAGCAGGTGGCAACCATTGTTCTGAATGGTCAGAAATGGGTAACAGCCAACTTCCTGGAAAGCCAGATGCCAAATATTAAAATTGGTGAGAAAATATCCATGACAGCCGATGCTTTAGGAGGTAAAACATTTGAAGGAATAGTGACTGCTGTTTCAGCCGCTACCGGATCAAGATACTCAAGTGTGCCAACAGATAATTCTACCGGAAATTTCATTAAAGTACAGCAGAGAATTCCTGTAAGAATAGAGTTTACAGCTTCCAACAAAAAAGAAGATCTGGATAAACTGAGCGCAGGAATGAACATGAATGTGAATATTAATAAAGACTAA
- a CDS encoding SAM-dependent methyltransferase, with protein MLFLLPAYLSENTSINHFSPVLKDYIMQTDYFFVENEKTARKVVKFFAPEKKQADLKLFLLDKYTENADIKEAQELMLKGQDFGLLSEAGLPCIADPGNLIVKWCHEKNIRVVPVSGPSSIILALISSGFNGQEFTFNGYLPIDKGEKKKHIMNLESLVQKTGYSQIFMETPYRNNQLFEDLCKFLSPNTKLCIAANINDPEHEFIKTKSIKDWQKQKPELHKIPAVFVLGK; from the coding sequence ATGCTTTTTTTACTCCCTGCTTACTTATCAGAAAATACTTCTATCAACCACTTTTCGCCTGTTCTGAAAGATTATATCATGCAGACAGACTATTTCTTCGTGGAAAATGAAAAAACGGCCCGAAAGGTTGTTAAATTTTTTGCTCCGGAAAAGAAGCAGGCTGATCTGAAGTTATTTTTATTGGACAAATACACGGAAAATGCGGACATCAAAGAAGCTCAGGAGCTGATGCTGAAAGGGCAGGACTTCGGATTGTTATCAGAAGCGGGATTGCCTTGTATTGCTGATCCTGGAAACCTGATCGTTAAATGGTGTCATGAGAAAAATATTCGGGTGGTCCCTGTTTCAGGACCTTCATCCATTATTTTAGCCTTGATTTCGAGTGGATTCAACGGGCAGGAGTTCACCTTTAATGGTTATCTTCCTATTGATAAAGGAGAGAAAAAGAAACATATCATGAATCTTGAAAGCCTTGTTCAGAAAACCGGATATTCACAGATTTTCATGGAAACACCTTATAGAAACAATCAGCTTTTTGAAGACCTGTGTAAGTTTTTATCACCCAATACCAAGTTGTGTATTGCGGCCAATATCAACGATCCGGAACATGAATTCATCAAGACAAAATCTATAAAAGACTGGCAGAAACAGAAGCCGGAACTTCATAAAATTCCTGCGGTATTTGTACTTGGGAAATAG
- a CDS encoding DUF4349 domain-containing protein, with product MKNIILLLSGLILINCNKSGVAKQEVKADLMEVITEDKAYAPVSPPPSLSEKLIPDEHKSSKGPSTSKKTDTISRKIIKNGDMKIQVGDVKKAQRQVNDILKKNNAYIQKEDFQNTDMDDNLNLIIRVPHKNFDALISSFSDGIGSVLSKNISSNDVTEEYTDVSIKLANKKIYLEKYRDMLKSAATTKDMLEIQEKIRELEDEIDVAEGRLRFIDDRVNYSTLNLNLYKEKVRSSATSKIGFGSRFVDSVTEGWNSFVSFMLGIVSLWPFFLIIPFIIFFWRKWKSGKKNKN from the coding sequence ATGAAAAACATTATTCTCCTTTTATCAGGTCTTATTCTTATCAATTGTAATAAATCAGGAGTGGCCAAACAAGAAGTGAAAGCCGATCTGATGGAAGTTATTACTGAAGATAAAGCGTATGCTCCTGTATCTCCACCTCCTTCTCTATCTGAAAAACTGATTCCAGACGAACACAAATCTAGCAAAGGGCCTTCTACCTCTAAGAAAACCGACACTATTTCCAGAAAAATCATCAAAAACGGTGATATGAAAATTCAGGTGGGTGATGTTAAAAAAGCTCAGCGCCAGGTGAATGATATCTTAAAGAAAAACAATGCTTATATTCAGAAAGAGGATTTTCAAAATACGGATATGGATGATAATCTTAACCTGATCATCAGAGTCCCTCATAAAAATTTCGATGCTCTTATCAGTTCATTTTCTGATGGAATAGGTTCTGTTTTATCCAAAAATATTTCATCCAATGATGTCACGGAAGAGTATACTGATGTATCGATAAAGCTGGCCAACAAAAAAATCTATCTCGAAAAGTATAGGGACATGCTTAAAAGTGCTGCTACGACTAAAGATATGCTTGAAATTCAGGAAAAAATCCGCGAGCTTGAAGATGAAATTGATGTGGCAGAAGGCCGACTTCGTTTTATTGATGATCGGGTGAATTACAGTACTCTGAATTTAAATTTATATAAAGAGAAAGTGAGAAGTTCAGCCACCTCAAAAATAGGTTTTGGAAGCCGGTTTGTAGATTCGGTAACGGAAGGCTGGAACAGTTTTGTAAGCTTTATGCTCGGAATAGTCTCTCTTTGGCCATTCTTTTTAATCATTCCATTTATTATTTTCTTTTGGAGGAAATGGAAATCTGGCAAGAAAAATAAAAATTAA
- a CDS encoding MFS transporter codes for MYNKGLYSDWVPKPVQLLLIVLLLAVVMPIGGVYTGNISYLTGGTGAMTEYFMWANYATTIGMGACMPIVLRMKMRFKVRDKMVALLVILAFLNFVNATTLQPMIFVFTSLLIGFMKMMITIELFLPLMMMIGNRGMFYGLFYTFVLVMNQVATYYAAEVAVSYNWQQFYILTSVLCMILALIHWIFMHDKYFALKVPLHYIDWLSILLFISTFMFSAYVFSFGKQQDWLNSKNIVNASIAAFTSFALLTIRQLTLKRPYLSFKIFAKNNVQHGLFMLIWLGMFLGTASIQNTFAVGVLGYDSVTNARLSMLMIPGIILAGVIAVFWFKKEKPLKMFIFSGFAAMMGYAIIMYFSMVLEFSYDNWYLPMFLKGYGMCALFISVWFYTLDKLEMDDMLAAIGLVLVWRTFLAVGLFSAIYSWFQYHFQVIAIGDLAVYIDGMTITPQNVASNMKVIQLNAIIIAGKKLFGYIILAGLGVLIYVLTHHFGRERFQYLRFIRVLGGKSVIARRRLRERKKLLEEIKDAAGPAV; via the coding sequence ATGTACAACAAAGGATTATATAGCGATTGGGTACCGAAACCCGTACAGCTGCTGCTGATTGTATTGCTGCTTGCAGTGGTAATGCCTATCGGTGGGGTTTATACAGGAAATATCAGCTATCTGACAGGAGGTACCGGTGCCATGACAGAATACTTCATGTGGGCCAACTATGCTACAACAATAGGAATGGGGGCCTGTATGCCCATTGTTCTCAGAATGAAAATGAGGTTCAAAGTAAGAGACAAGATGGTAGCTTTACTGGTTATTCTCGCATTTCTGAACTTTGTGAATGCAACGACCCTGCAGCCTATGATTTTTGTATTTACTTCTCTGCTTATAGGGTTTATGAAAATGATGATCACGATAGAACTGTTTCTTCCACTGATGATGATGATCGGAAACAGAGGAATGTTTTATGGTCTGTTCTATACATTTGTTTTGGTGATGAACCAGGTCGCGACTTATTATGCCGCTGAAGTGGCCGTTTCTTATAACTGGCAGCAGTTTTATATTCTGACATCGGTTTTATGTATGATATTGGCGCTTATCCACTGGATTTTTATGCATGATAAATATTTTGCCCTGAAAGTCCCATTACATTATATCGACTGGCTGAGTATTCTGCTTTTTATCTCCACATTCATGTTTTCAGCCTATGTATTTTCTTTCGGGAAACAGCAGGACTGGCTGAATTCAAAGAATATTGTCAATGCAAGTATTGCTGCTTTTACAAGTTTTGCATTACTTACCATTCGTCAGTTGACGCTGAAGAGACCTTATCTTTCATTTAAAATATTTGCAAAGAACAATGTACAGCACGGTTTGTTTATGTTGATCTGGCTGGGAATGTTTTTAGGAACGGCATCTATTCAGAATACTTTTGCGGTAGGAGTGCTGGGATATGACTCGGTGACAAATGCGAGACTGAGTATGCTGATGATTCCTGGTATTATTCTGGCAGGAGTGATTGCCGTATTTTGGTTTAAAAAAGAGAAACCACTGAAAATGTTCATCTTTTCAGGATTTGCAGCGATGATGGGTTATGCAATTATCATGTACTTTTCCATGGTACTGGAATTCAGTTATGACAACTGGTATCTGCCGATGTTTCTGAAAGGATACGGAATGTGTGCATTATTTATCTCAGTATGGTTTTATACGTTGGATAAACTTGAAATGGATGATATGCTGGCTGCGATCGGGCTTGTTCTGGTTTGGAGAACTTTCCTTGCGGTAGGTCTTTTTTCAGCAATTTATTCATGGTTTCAGTACCATTTTCAGGTGATTGCCATAGGAGATTTGGCTGTTTATATAGATGGGATGACGATTACACCTCAGAATGTTGCTTCCAATATGAAAGTAATTCAACTGAATGCCATTATTATAGCAGGTAAAAAATTGTTCGGATACATTATTTTGGCTGGTCTTGGTGTATTGATATATGTTCTTACTCATCATTTTGGACGAGAACGTTTCCAGTATTTAAGATTTATCAGAGTTCTTGGCGGTAAATCAGTTATTGCAAGAAGAAGACTTCGTGAAAGGAAAAAATTATTAGAAGAAATAAAAGATGCTGCAGGACCTGCGGTATAA
- a CDS encoding DUF962 domain-containing protein — MRKVDLLFAEYSKSHRNATNKLIHWICVPLIFWTILGFASLIPSPHFCASYFGCVSIISLIVIALITFFYIRLSLLIAIVMAVIILIMEHFIYLTNISFGKQSWIVYLSVFVITWIFQLIGHKIEGQKPSFLKDLQFLLIGPIWLLGFILKKTGIRY; from the coding sequence ATGAGAAAGGTTGATCTATTATTTGCAGAATACAGTAAAAGCCATAGAAACGCTACCAATAAGTTGATTCACTGGATTTGTGTGCCTTTAATCTTTTGGACAATTCTGGGTTTTGCATCCCTCATTCCCTCGCCTCATTTCTGCGCTTCCTATTTCGGATGCGTCAGTATCATCAGCCTTATTGTGATTGCTCTTATTACTTTTTTCTATATCAGACTTTCTCTTTTGATCGCTATTGTGATGGCTGTCATTATACTCATTATGGAGCATTTTATCTATCTGACCAATATCAGTTTCGGTAAGCAATCATGGATCGTTTACCTTTCTGTATTCGTTATTACCTGGATTTTTCAGTTGATAGGTCATAAAATAGAAGGACAAAAGCCGTCTTTCCTCAAAGATCTTCAATTTCTGCTTATAGGCCCAATCTGGCTGTTAGGTTTTATTCTTAAAAAAACAGGAATCAGATATTAA
- a CDS encoding nuclear transport factor 2 family protein encodes MKKLLLLLLVSFNFSFAQTKDETEIRKVMDDFMGCIKTRDEAKYLSLFQEPVLWTGIYKDRTQAKRLEKNPKADYYFADDYKTFIKSFKDDKSEEKFDNIKIVEDGAIASANFDYSFWYDGKMENWGKEIWTLMKINGTWKITSVTFSMDLTKYFPQPSLNERTKK; translated from the coding sequence ATGAAAAAACTACTGTTACTGCTTCTTGTAAGTTTTAATTTCTCTTTTGCCCAGACTAAAGATGAAACAGAGATCCGTAAAGTAATGGATGACTTTATGGGGTGTATTAAAACCAGAGATGAAGCCAAATATCTCTCTTTATTTCAGGAACCCGTACTTTGGACCGGAATTTACAAAGACAGGACGCAGGCTAAACGTCTTGAGAAAAATCCTAAGGCAGACTACTACTTTGCAGATGACTATAAAACTTTTATCAAAAGTTTTAAAGATGATAAATCTGAAGAGAAATTTGATAATATTAAGATCGTGGAAGATGGAGCAATAGCTTCTGCTAATTTCGATTACAGTTTTTGGTACGACGGTAAAATGGAAAACTGGGGAAAGGAGATTTGGACACTGATGAAGATCAACGGAACCTGGAAGATCACTTCCGTTACCTTTTCTATGGATCTTACAAAATATTTCCCACAACCTTCATTAAACGAAAGAACTAAAAAATAA
- a CDS encoding low molecular weight protein-tyrosine-phosphatase, protein MKILMVCLGNICRSPLAEGIMKTKLPEDFVVDSAGTISMHEGEHPDKRAIKTAANHNIDISKQRSRPITRKDFESFDKIYCMDIDVFEDVVSKTRNEEERQKVSLFLEVLGNHENAEVPDPYWGDMSDFEKVFQLLDKGCDAIKNQIPKS, encoded by the coding sequence ATGAAAATATTAATGGTTTGTCTGGGAAATATATGCAGAAGTCCTCTGGCAGAAGGGATTATGAAAACGAAGTTGCCGGAAGATTTTGTAGTAGACTCAGCCGGAACTATTTCAATGCATGAAGGGGAACATCCCGACAAAAGAGCCATTAAAACCGCCGCGAATCATAATATTGATATTTCAAAACAGAGATCAAGACCTATCACCAGAAAAGATTTTGAATCCTTTGATAAGATCTACTGCATGGATATTGATGTATTTGAAGATGTGGTTTCCAAAACCAGAAACGAAGAAGAACGTCAGAAAGTATCTTTGTTTTTAGAAGTATTGGGAAATCATGAAAATGCTGAGGTTCCGGACCCTTATTGGGGAGATATGAGCGATTTTGAAAAGGTCTTTCAGCTTTTGGATAAGGGATGTGATGCTATTAAAAACCAAATACCCAAATCATAA